In Ptiloglossa arizonensis isolate GNS036 chromosome 6, iyPtiAriz1_principal, whole genome shotgun sequence, a single window of DNA contains:
- the LOC143148769 gene encoding uncharacterized protein LOC143148769 — protein sequence MGRPGAGRVSRHELNAVPKSHVGHGDRTLVIGEPPAPGSQGSRSRPTTETAISGSGIVPAHLPPSPPPLVSLHIAEDAYGAFGNNNTTGTPNAVSDGTKAAATMSSPPKHRRGFDPNDVNANDYRRYRRVKTRRGFVCSTPWPWAPGTDLPDIPRHIYPSARGIKNIHTSLRCSMLDRLLVVPPTRKMRPKSNRTNNTETKHATVRPSTSTLEKYRICDHERKRTAYRDQNIGSRCSPDAFDPKGLECDAMEWNETE from the exons ATGGGTCGGCCGGGAGCCGGTAGGGTTAGCAGGCACGAGCTGAACGCGGTGCCAAAGAGCCACGTCGGTCACGGGGATCGGACCCTCGTAATCGGCGAGCCACCAGCGCCAGGATCACAGGGCTCTCGGTCTCGGCCGACTACGGAAACCGCGATATCGGGATCCGGCATCGTCCCCGCCCATCTGCCGCCTTCGCCGCCGCCTCTCGTCTCGCTGCACATCGCCGAGGACGCTTACGGTGCCTTCGGCAACAACAATACCACCGGGACGCCGAACGCGGTCTCGGACGGTACCAAGGCTGCTGCGACCATGTCCTCGCCGCCCAAGCACCGTAGGGGCTTCGACCCCAACGACGTCAACGCCAACGACTATCGCCGTTATCGTCGCGTTAAGACGAGACG AGGCTTTGTATGTTCCACACCGTGGCCTTGGGCGCCGGGCACAGACCTCCCCGACATCCCCCGACATATATATCCGTCAGCACGAGGCATTAAAAACATACACACAAGCTTGCGATGTTCGATGTTGGACCGCTTACTGGTTGTGCCCCCGACACGAAAAATGCGACCAAAGTCGAACCGAACGAATAACACGGAAACGAAACACGCTACTGTGCGTCCGTCCACCTCCACCTTGGAGAAATATCGGATATGCGATCACGAAAGAAAACGAACTGCGTACCGCGACCAGAATATTGGGTCCCGATGCTCTCCCGATGCTTTCGATCCGAAAGGCTTGGAATGCGATGCAATGGAATGGAATGAAACGGAATGA